One stretch of Natronobacterium gregoryi SP2 DNA includes these proteins:
- a CDS encoding cation:proton antiporter, with product MVSEVVLTVDLAVIVLGATLAGFLAKRTGQPTIIAYILAGVVLGPAVLGVVEVSELTELLSELGLAFLLFLLGIKMRLDEVRHVLSPIVKISIPQMTAVFLAGMGVALALDFGLLEAFLIGLAVMYSSTAVVIKMLTDKDEATSLHGKIDVGVLLVQDIVVVIILAVLAAGRPDDLAEVATTLGVVLVLVAIITIAAIGASRSVLPTIFRRIADDKDVFFLVALSWAFLFVFVSDNINLFLAPFGIEAYLSIEMGAFMAGLAIAQLPYSKELQDRVNPLTDLFVMVFFVSVALDLEAAQLLEYWQEAIVAALILMPVKFVIFFYLIDWQGFDTETTFLGSINMIQVSEFGIIVAAVAFEGGFIEPEVLGFMTLLAIFTMSVSVYFVEFNHALFDRFEPTLERWTGDGEFEGGKQEYRDHAVVIGYDDVTKNALPLLADRYEDVVVVDRTVNHVETLEEEGYDAIYGDFRNSTIRKDAAVKKADFVLSWSVQVAVNKALLREVSEDATVFVEAEQIEHARDLYANGAHCVIMTPHLAADRLATYLRAYLEDEEDTLVKAMDSDVKLLEKPDPIPSDRDRLGGELDD from the coding sequence ATGGTCTCCGAGGTAGTACTCACCGTCGATCTCGCTGTCATCGTCCTCGGTGCGACGCTAGCTGGATTCCTCGCGAAGCGAACCGGCCAACCGACGATCATCGCCTACATCCTGGCGGGGGTGGTGCTCGGACCGGCAGTCCTGGGTGTCGTCGAGGTCAGCGAACTCACAGAGTTGCTCTCGGAACTCGGACTCGCGTTCTTGCTGTTCTTGCTTGGAATCAAGATGCGCCTCGACGAGGTGCGTCACGTCCTCTCGCCGATCGTCAAGATCTCGATTCCGCAGATGACCGCGGTCTTCCTCGCCGGGATGGGCGTGGCACTGGCGCTCGATTTCGGTCTTCTCGAGGCGTTTCTCATCGGGCTCGCGGTGATGTACAGTTCGACGGCAGTCGTCATCAAGATGCTCACGGACAAAGACGAGGCGACCTCGTTACACGGGAAGATCGACGTCGGCGTCTTGCTGGTCCAGGACATCGTCGTCGTCATCATCCTGGCAGTGCTCGCGGCCGGCCGCCCGGACGATCTTGCCGAGGTTGCCACGACCCTTGGCGTCGTGCTCGTCCTCGTCGCAATCATCACGATCGCAGCCATCGGGGCCTCCCGATCCGTGCTGCCGACAATCTTCAGACGCATCGCCGACGACAAAGACGTCTTCTTCCTCGTCGCTCTCTCGTGGGCGTTCCTGTTCGTCTTCGTCTCCGATAACATCAACCTCTTCCTTGCCCCCTTCGGCATCGAAGCATACCTCTCGATCGAGATGGGCGCGTTCATGGCGGGCCTGGCCATCGCCCAGCTCCCCTACAGCAAGGAACTCCAAGACCGGGTCAACCCGCTGACCGACCTGTTCGTCATGGTGTTTTTCGTCTCGGTCGCGCTCGACCTCGAGGCCGCCCAGTTGCTCGAGTACTGGCAGGAGGCGATCGTCGCCGCGCTGATCTTGATGCCGGTGAAGTTCGTCATCTTCTTCTATCTGATCGACTGGCAAGGGTTCGATACCGAGACGACCTTCCTCGGTTCGATCAACATGATCCAGGTCAGCGAGTTCGGCATCATCGTTGCGGCCGTCGCTTTCGAGGGCGGATTCATCGAGCCAGAAGTGCTCGGGTTCATGACTCTCCTCGCAATCTTCACGATGAGTGTCTCCGTCTACTTCGTCGAATTCAACCACGCGCTGTTCGACCGGTTCGAGCCGACACTCGAACGGTGGACTGGTGACGGCGAGTTCGAGGGCGGCAAGCAGGAGTATCGCGACCACGCCGTCGTCATCGGCTACGACGACGTGACGAAAAACGCGCTCCCACTACTCGCCGACCGATACGAAGATGTCGTCGTCGTCGATCGGACGGTAAACCACGTCGAAACGCTCGAGGAGGAGGGATACGACGCGATCTACGGTGACTTCCGAAACTCGACGATACGGAAAGACGCGGCCGTCAAAAAGGCCGATTTCGTCCTCTCCTGGTCGGTCCAAGTAGCAGTGAACAAGGCGTTGCTCAGGGAAGTGAGCGAGGACGCAACCGTCTTCGTTGAGGCCGAACAGATCGAACACGCGCGCGACCTCTACGCGAACGGTGCCCACTGTGTCATCATGACCCCACATCTCGCAGCCGACAGACTCGCAACATACCTCCGGGCATACCTCGAGGACGAGGAAGACACCCTGGTGAAAGCGATGGACAGCGACGTCAAACTGCTCGAGAAGCCGGACCCGATCCCGTCCGATCGGGACCGCCTCGGAGGTGAGCTCGATGACTGA
- a CDS encoding cation:proton antiporter codes for MTEQLVVTLAVVFVAAGLLSLVANQFGLSPIPFYIIAGLIAGSFETVTQEEIIVLAQWGIAFLVFVFAIRIDFGDLESILRDAELAAVTQLIVVAPLAFAVGYVFGDLFGFENQVRNAVYFSAAVVLSSSLVGGVVLGSEIRQNLVHGRLASSVHFFDDLVAITLLLILSTEVVTADAIAAQIGYGVLFVVAGLLIYRHGFRLLVRLADGDGELVLVGSISILITFIAAAEYVGLSIVVGAFAAGIAIRSDGTQALDVQNGIDSITDFFVAIFFVTVGALVVVPFVDLDWSASIEVLSIAAALAVLVLVLNPVVHTLSFVSEGYDARTAFLASSSLNQVSEFALIIAIQALILTETIAAPMFDAIILAAAATMVLTFLARRTEDAVYETIVARLFRGQRTRKVDDRSSVDDLADHVVVVGYGRIGRRVVETLEELDCPYVVLENDPVLWDELDVECRNYVLGDALSAYPWEKAQPEDAALILSTVDHRPVSEAVLERDHETDADILLRSESAEIAGELLESGATHVAVPNVLAGEQLLATVDALAAGETDPETLEREQREYFQALERYGFATRNERV; via the coding sequence GTGACTGAACAGCTCGTCGTCACGCTGGCCGTCGTCTTCGTGGCCGCGGGACTGCTGTCTTTGGTCGCCAACCAGTTTGGGCTCTCCCCGATTCCGTTTTATATCATCGCCGGGTTGATCGCCGGGAGCTTCGAGACGGTTACCCAGGAGGAAATCATCGTCCTCGCTCAGTGGGGCATCGCCTTCCTCGTGTTCGTCTTCGCCATCCGGATCGACTTCGGTGACCTCGAGTCGATCCTTCGTGACGCGGAACTCGCGGCGGTCACGCAACTGATCGTCGTCGCACCGCTCGCGTTCGCCGTCGGCTACGTGTTCGGGGACCTCTTCGGGTTCGAAAATCAGGTCCGCAACGCCGTCTACTTCAGTGCGGCCGTCGTGTTGAGTTCCTCGCTGGTCGGTGGCGTCGTGCTCGGTTCGGAGATCCGTCAAAATCTCGTCCACGGACGACTGGCGTCGTCGGTCCACTTCTTCGACGACCTCGTCGCGATTACGTTGCTGTTGATCCTCAGTACGGAGGTCGTGACGGCCGACGCGATCGCAGCCCAGATCGGGTACGGCGTCTTGTTCGTCGTCGCCGGCTTGCTCATCTACCGTCACGGATTCCGACTGCTGGTTCGACTCGCCGACGGCGACGGCGAACTCGTGTTGGTGGGCAGCATCTCGATCCTGATCACGTTCATTGCGGCGGCGGAGTACGTCGGCCTCTCGATCGTCGTCGGCGCGTTCGCGGCTGGGATTGCCATCCGGAGCGACGGCACCCAGGCTCTCGACGTACAGAACGGGATCGACTCGATTACGGACTTCTTCGTCGCTATCTTCTTCGTCACCGTCGGCGCGCTCGTCGTCGTCCCGTTCGTCGACCTCGACTGGAGCGCGTCCATCGAGGTTCTGTCGATCGCAGCCGCACTCGCGGTACTCGTACTCGTCTTGAACCCGGTCGTTCACACTCTCTCGTTCGTGTCCGAAGGATACGACGCTCGAACGGCGTTTCTGGCTAGCTCGAGTCTCAACCAGGTCAGTGAGTTTGCGCTGATCATCGCGATCCAGGCGCTAATCCTGACGGAGACGATCGCAGCGCCGATGTTCGACGCGATCATCCTCGCAGCCGCAGCGACGATGGTGCTGACGTTCCTGGCCCGACGGACCGAAGACGCCGTCTACGAGACTATCGTCGCCAGGCTCTTCCGCGGACAACGGACCCGGAAGGTCGACGATCGAAGCAGCGTCGACGACCTCGCCGACCACGTCGTCGTGGTCGGCTACGGCCGGATCGGCCGCCGCGTCGTCGAGACACTCGAGGAATTAGACTGTCCGTACGTCGTCCTCGAGAACGATCCGGTGCTGTGGGACGAGCTCGACGTCGAATGCCGAAACTACGTCCTCGGGGACGCACTGTCGGCGTATCCGTGGGAGAAAGCACAGCCCGAAGACGCGGCGCTGATCCTCTCGACCGTCGATCACCGACCGGTGTCGGAGGCGGTCCTCGAGCGCGATCACGAGACCGACGCCGACATCCTGTTGCGATCCGAATCCGCCGAGATTGCGGGCGAACTGCTCGAGTCCGGCGCGACCCACGTCGCCGTCCCGAACGTCCTCGCGGGCGAGCAGTTGCTCGCCACCGTCGACGCCCTCGCCGCGGGGGAGACAGACCCCGAGACGCTCGAGCGCGAGCAACGGGAGTACTTCCAGGCGCTCGAGCGGTACGGGTTCGCGACGCGGAACGAACGGGTCTAG
- a CDS encoding NAD-binding protein: protein MTDLLTAVAIIFLAAGPFLLVANRLELPTVPFLVLAGIVAGGFIDDTNLLLELAYYGIALLVFTFGTRIDLSGVRTVLADGEFAALGQILVVGSLGVGFGIVLGVPPMEAVYLGIAAALSSTIVGTALLQRTVNSDPVRGRLVRSIQFVQDLLAILFILLLGAGSLEIGYVGPALAAGVALLLGAVFVNRYLFDFIGQLAGDSDELMILGVVALLTVFVGAAEFAGISIVVGAFAAGLAVRYDPVDYLGLFNGLQSIRDFFVAIFFVTIGALVVFPFVGDITWAASIEKLVLVVGLVVLTAVVKPVLTTVILVARGYEARSATLASLHTDQVSEFALIIAIQAVVLDAVSQAVFDAIILAAAITMVTSSLTHRYDEQIYRTLADRGVITGRHDRIDKWSDVPADLADHVIIVGYGRQGRTLVEACEEMGHPYVVIENDPARREEITRECEAVVVGDAMETYTWEKANAADAKLVVSTVNSQPVSRRILSLDTDAEATLRASDRATALELLDEGALYVGQPDLLAGQQLTQQVRELLDGDLTRKDLREQQRAELERRADYVPLHLR from the coding sequence ATGACTGACCTGCTTACGGCAGTCGCGATCATCTTCCTGGCCGCGGGGCCGTTCCTGCTCGTGGCGAACCGGCTCGAGCTCCCGACGGTGCCGTTTCTGGTCCTCGCAGGGATCGTCGCCGGAGGGTTCATCGACGACACGAACCTTCTGCTCGAGCTCGCATACTACGGGATCGCGTTGCTGGTGTTTACCTTCGGAACCCGAATCGATCTCTCGGGTGTGAGAACGGTGCTTGCCGACGGTGAATTCGCGGCGCTCGGCCAAATTCTGGTCGTCGGGTCGCTCGGTGTCGGGTTCGGCATCGTCCTCGGCGTCCCCCCGATGGAAGCAGTCTACCTTGGGATCGCGGCTGCACTCTCGTCGACGATTGTCGGAACCGCCTTGTTGCAACGCACCGTCAACTCCGATCCCGTTCGCGGCCGACTCGTCCGATCGATCCAGTTCGTCCAGGACCTGCTTGCTATTCTCTTTATCCTACTTCTGGGGGCGGGTTCGCTCGAGATTGGCTACGTCGGACCGGCGCTTGCAGCCGGGGTGGCGTTGCTGTTGGGTGCCGTGTTCGTCAATCGGTACCTGTTCGACTTCATCGGCCAGTTGGCCGGTGACTCGGACGAACTCATGATTCTGGGAGTCGTCGCGTTGCTCACGGTGTTCGTCGGTGCGGCCGAGTTCGCCGGCATCTCGATCGTCGTCGGTGCGTTCGCCGCCGGGCTCGCCGTCCGGTACGATCCCGTCGACTACCTCGGGCTGTTCAACGGCCTCCAGTCGATCAGGGACTTCTTCGTCGCTATCTTCTTCGTGACGATCGGTGCACTCGTCGTCTTCCCCTTTGTCGGCGACATCACGTGGGCTGCGTCCATCGAGAAACTGGTGCTCGTCGTCGGTCTCGTCGTTCTGACCGCAGTCGTAAAGCCAGTTCTCACCACGGTGATCCTCGTCGCCCGCGGCTACGAGGCCCGTTCGGCGACGCTTGCCAGTCTCCACACCGATCAGGTCAGCGAGTTCGCGCTGATCATCGCAATCCAGGCCGTCGTGCTCGATGCCGTGAGCCAAGCGGTCTTCGACGCGATCATCCTCGCGGCCGCGATAACGATGGTAACCTCGAGTCTGACCCACCGGTACGACGAGCAAATCTACCGCACGCTCGCCGACCGTGGCGTAATCACCGGCCGCCACGACCGGATCGACAAGTGGAGCGACGTGCCCGCGGACCTCGCCGATCACGTTATCATCGTCGGCTACGGTCGACAGGGACGAACCCTCGTCGAGGCCTGCGAGGAGATGGGTCACCCCTACGTGGTCATCGAGAACGACCCTGCCCGACGGGAGGAGATCACCAGGGAGTGCGAGGCCGTCGTCGTCGGCGACGCCATGGAAACCTACACCTGGGAGAAAGCGAACGCTGCCGACGCAAAACTCGTCGTCTCGACAGTCAACTCTCAGCCGGTTTCGCGGCGTATCCTCTCGCTTGATACCGACGCCGAGGCGACGCTGCGAGCGTCCGATCGGGCGACAGCCCTGGAACTACTCGACGAGGGCGCGCTCTACGTCGGCCAGCCCGATCTGCTCGCGGGCCAGCAGTTGACCCAGCAGGTTCGCGAACTGCTCGACGGGGACCTGACCCGCAAAGACCTCCGGGAACAGCAGCGAGCCGAACTCGAGCGACGAGCCGACTACGTACCGCTTCACCTCCGCTGA
- a CDS encoding cation:proton antiporter, with translation MSEIALAADFAIIVVVATIIGLIARQTGQPTIIAYIITGIILGPVAFDIVTDEGLVELMGNLGFAFLLFLLGLKMRFEDIREILPAVTNVAIGQTVLQTALAFTVAWALGFGTEEILVIALATVFGATPIIVKILTDKDEITSLPGKIDVGVLIVQDIYLVVVLALFATDELGGAADIASTLGVILVMMSFIAIFSLFSSRYVLPGLFRRIADNKDVFLVVAIAWAFLFVAIAEATNLDPKVGAFLAGLSIAQLPYSKELEDRVTPITDFFILVFFATIGLQIDGLSSLLAHWWEAIVASTVLMVGNFWIMFYLIDREGFDVETSFLASINMVQVSEFSLIVGALAIEQGLIGSDVLGYLSLMALLTMGLSTYIISYNYAIYARLEPWFRRFESDERKDAEISTYDGHAIAIGYDEITERALPRLEAEFDDVVIIDRRTDHIEELEEEGRYEYVFGDFRHTEVRKEANLNAADFVLSSSVEREVNEALLREVDDEATVFVEAERIDDARALYDRGATYVIMSTHLAAEKVSEYVELYVTDRDRFDDAVASDVDVIEARRRRGRRRFGEDEPGSSPGVDGDPIGPSPDSLEDRRSGGEFRD, from the coding sequence ATGAGTGAAATCGCCCTTGCGGCCGATTTCGCGATCATCGTCGTCGTGGCGACGATCATCGGGCTAATCGCCCGACAGACGGGCCAGCCGACGATCATCGCGTACATCATCACGGGGATCATCCTCGGGCCGGTCGCGTTCGACATCGTGACCGACGAGGGGCTGGTCGAGTTGATGGGCAATCTCGGCTTTGCATTCCTGCTGTTCCTGCTTGGCCTGAAGATGCGCTTCGAGGACATCCGTGAGATTCTCCCGGCCGTGACAAACGTCGCCATCGGTCAGACCGTACTCCAGACTGCGCTTGCGTTCACCGTGGCGTGGGCACTCGGGTTCGGCACCGAGGAGATCCTCGTCATCGCGCTGGCCACCGTCTTCGGCGCGACGCCGATCATCGTCAAGATCCTCACCGACAAAGACGAGATCACGAGCCTGCCGGGGAAGATCGACGTCGGCGTCCTCATCGTCCAGGACATCTACCTCGTCGTCGTCCTCGCGCTGTTTGCGACCGACGAACTCGGCGGCGCGGCCGACATCGCGTCGACGCTCGGCGTCATCCTCGTGATGATGTCCTTTATCGCCATCTTCTCGCTGTTTTCCTCTCGGTACGTTCTCCCCGGACTCTTCCGGCGCATCGCGGACAACAAGGACGTCTTCCTCGTCGTCGCCATCGCCTGGGCATTCCTGTTCGTCGCCATCGCCGAAGCCACCAACCTCGATCCGAAGGTCGGCGCGTTCCTCGCCGGCCTAAGCATCGCCCAGCTCCCCTACAGCAAGGAACTTGAGGATCGGGTCACCCCGATCACGGACTTTTTCATCCTCGTGTTCTTCGCCACCATCGGCCTCCAGATCGACGGGCTCTCGAGTCTGCTGGCCCACTGGTGGGAGGCAATCGTCGCCTCGACCGTCCTGATGGTCGGTAACTTCTGGATCATGTTCTACCTGATCGATCGCGAAGGGTTCGACGTCGAGACGTCGTTTCTGGCCTCGATCAACATGGTGCAGGTCAGCGAGTTCTCGCTGATCGTCGGCGCGCTCGCGATCGAACAGGGCCTCATCGGATCGGACGTACTGGGCTATTTGAGTCTGATGGCACTGTTGACGATGGGGCTCTCGACGTACATCATCTCGTACAACTACGCGATCTACGCACGGCTCGAGCCGTGGTTCCGTCGGTTCGAGTCCGACGAGAGAAAAGACGCCGAGATCAGCACCTACGACGGCCACGCCATTGCGATCGGCTACGACGAGATCACCGAGCGGGCCCTGCCGCGACTCGAGGCGGAGTTCGACGACGTCGTCATCATCGACCGTCGAACTGACCACATCGAGGAACTCGAGGAGGAAGGCCGGTACGAGTACGTTTTCGGCGACTTCCGCCACACCGAGGTTCGGAAGGAGGCGAACCTGAACGCGGCCGACTTCGTGTTGAGTTCGAGCGTCGAACGGGAGGTCAACGAGGCGTTGCTCAGGGAGGTCGACGACGAGGCGACGGTGTTCGTCGAGGCCGAGCGGATCGACGACGCTCGCGCGCTGTACGACCGCGGTGCCACCTACGTGATCATGAGTACGCATCTGGCCGCCGAGAAGGTAAGCGAGTACGTCGAACTGTACGTCACCGATCGCGACCGGTTCGACGACGCTGTCGCCAGCGATGTCGACGTGATCGAGGCGCGGCGACGCCGCGGCCGACGGCGATTCGGGGAGGACGAGCCCGGCTCGAGTCCGGGTGTCGACGGGGACCCGATCGGTCCCAGTCCCGACTCGCTCGAGGATCGCCGCTCCGGAGGTGAGTTCCGTGACTGA
- a CDS encoding phage tail protein: protein MVDSTNRRRFLAASGGTVIGLGGLFGAGTAGAQQEPGEGFDRILQWGGQGSENATQDCPGELGFWKWVLTPGGALEPGEPAPPLELPAQLTVTFTDGTTQTVQGFFPGGPQGTIQFEVFKPGGGTVESAFVEFNGGGANPILTISEGDCVEDPDPPERPTVITDPATEVDDGSATLNGELTSLGGFETVDVFFEYRVAGTTEWLPTEPLDLSAPGPFSATVPELESGLEYEFRAVAVAPDTTTVTGSIRTFRKELEPVVQPTVMTGPATDVNESTATLNGMLVDLGDFAADDIQVFFEYRIVGSEEWLETAPQVLPGTGPFSAEIDVVPGNDYEYRAVAVANGVRTVGEVQTFTKEDPDPEVTLPTVGTEPATEINEASATLNGELVDLGTFDEVEVFFQFRIAGMAEDWTTTASQTLTAPGPFSAEAVGLTPGVEYEFRAVAVANESVVVGPTQRFTKEEPPVDLPTVVTEPATDVNESTATLNGELVDLGGFDDADVFFQYRVVSADEWLGTAPTTVTGPTAFSAEISGLEEGFQYEFRAVAVANDVVATGETLTFTKEAPDVDLPTVVTEPATDVNESTATLNGELVDLGDFDEVNAFFQYRVAGTDEWLETEFQPLAAPTAFDAVIAGLQTGLRYEFRAVVVADGIAVAGDILAFTKDEPEPIPEPDPVPEPVPEPEPVIRPPDKKRLRKKRAKPAAKRAKRKRKKQTRKAQKWAKKAEKNRSGC, encoded by the coding sequence ATGGTCGATTCGACCAACAGACGCCGATTCCTCGCTGCGAGTGGTGGAACTGTCATCGGACTGGGCGGCCTGTTCGGTGCCGGTACGGCCGGCGCTCAGCAGGAACCAGGAGAGGGCTTCGATCGCATCCTCCAGTGGGGCGGACAGGGAAGCGAAAACGCGACACAGGACTGCCCGGGCGAACTGGGATTCTGGAAGTGGGTACTCACGCCCGGCGGCGCGCTAGAGCCAGGCGAACCTGCGCCACCCCTCGAGTTGCCCGCCCAGCTCACCGTCACCTTTACTGACGGGACGACCCAGACGGTCCAGGGATTCTTCCCCGGCGGTCCCCAGGGGACGATCCAGTTCGAAGTGTTCAAACCGGGTGGTGGCACCGTCGAGTCCGCGTTCGTCGAGTTCAACGGCGGCGGTGCGAATCCGATACTGACGATCAGCGAAGGCGACTGCGTCGAAGACCCCGATCCGCCGGAGCGCCCGACGGTCATCACTGACCCGGCGACCGAGGTCGACGACGGGAGTGCGACGCTCAACGGCGAACTGACCAGTCTGGGCGGTTTCGAAACTGTCGACGTCTTCTTCGAGTATCGGGTCGCCGGAACGACTGAGTGGTTGCCGACCGAACCCCTGGACCTCTCCGCTCCCGGACCGTTCAGCGCCACCGTCCCGGAACTCGAGAGCGGTCTCGAGTACGAGTTCCGGGCCGTCGCCGTCGCGCCGGATACTACGACGGTAACTGGTTCGATACGAACGTTTAGAAAGGAACTCGAGCCCGTCGTCCAGCCGACCGTCATGACGGGGCCAGCGACCGACGTCAACGAGTCGACCGCCACGCTCAACGGTATGCTCGTCGACCTCGGTGACTTCGCTGCCGACGACATCCAGGTCTTCTTCGAGTACCGTATCGTCGGGAGCGAAGAGTGGCTCGAGACCGCTCCACAGGTACTCCCCGGAACTGGTCCGTTCAGCGCGGAGATAGACGTCGTTCCGGGCAACGACTACGAGTATCGTGCGGTCGCGGTCGCAAACGGCGTCCGGACGGTCGGCGAGGTCCAGACGTTCACGAAGGAAGATCCCGATCCGGAGGTGACGCTCCCGACGGTCGGTACCGAGCCCGCGACCGAGATAAACGAGGCGAGTGCGACGCTCAACGGCGAACTCGTCGACCTCGGGACGTTCGACGAGGTCGAGGTCTTCTTCCAATTCCGGATCGCTGGGATGGCCGAGGACTGGACGACGACGGCGTCCCAGACGCTCACCGCACCCGGCCCATTCAGCGCCGAGGCAGTCGGGCTGACGCCCGGCGTCGAGTACGAGTTCCGGGCCGTCGCCGTCGCCAACGAGTCGGTCGTCGTCGGCCCGACCCAGCGGTTCACGAAAGAAGAGCCGCCAGTAGACCTGCCGACGGTCGTCACCGAACCCGCGACTGACGTCAACGAGTCGACTGCCACCCTCAACGGCGAACTCGTCGACCTCGGTGGCTTCGACGACGCGGACGTCTTCTTCCAGTATCGGGTCGTCAGCGCCGACGAGTGGCTCGGGACTGCTCCGACGACGGTAACGGGACCGACCGCGTTCAGCGCGGAGATATCGGGTCTCGAGGAAGGCTTCCAGTACGAGTTCCGGGCCGTCGCCGTCGCCAACGACGTGGTAGCGACCGGCGAGACGCTGACGTTCACGAAAGAGGCACCCGACGTCGATCTCCCGACTGTCGTCACCGAGCCCGCGACGGATGTCAACGAGTCGACGGCCACCCTCAACGGCGAACTCGTCGACCTCGGTGACTTCGACGAGGTCAACGCCTTCTTCCAGTATCGGGTTGCTGGAACCGACGAGTGGCTCGAGACGGAGTTCCAGCCGCTCGCAGCGCCGACCGCGTTCGACGCGGTGATCGCTGGCCTCCAGACGGGTCTGCGATACGAGTTCCGGGCCGTCGTCGTCGCCGACGGTATCGCGGTCGCTGGCGACATTCTCGCGTTCACCAAGGACGAGCCCGAGCCGATACCCGAGCCCGATCCGGTGCCGGAACCTGTGCCCGAGCCGGAACCAGTCATTCGACCGCCGGACAAGAAGCGGCTGCGAAAGAAGCGCGCGAAACCGGCGGCAAAGCGCGCGAAGCGCAAACGGAAAAAGCAGACGAGGAAGGCCCAAAAGTGGGCGAAGAAAGCAGAGAAGAACCGGAGCGGATGCTGA
- a CDS encoding DUF7577 domain-containing protein, protein MGTTDSSRAIQCRHCRTENDVFYTYCRNCLETLPSRRS, encoded by the coding sequence ATGGGTACGACCGACTCCTCCCGCGCCATCCAGTGTCGGCACTGCCGAACCGAGAACGATGTCTTCTACACGTACTGTCGAAACTGTCTCGAGACGTTGCCGTCGCGACGATCGTAA
- a CDS encoding IS5-like element ISNagr12 family transposase, with the protein MTQISRFTERCVSIAQRVTGERDESAAPKGGGGFADYALVSLHCLRIYLDTSYRMTIDLLKEMTQITGEIGFDEADLPAPSTLCKAFDRIEMSVCRVLLRQSAQLHDLSEHAAIDATFYERDRASRHHCQRTNYRVQTLKVTKLVDTATQAVLDLHCSTTLEGSDADLCEQIARRNAGDLRSLAADKGYDKQQLRDRLRELDIRPLIKYRIFVPYDHAHNARIDEDRYAQRSMTETVNSAVKRSLGYAVRARSWYREFREIALMCVVYNIKRAVKQ; encoded by the coding sequence ATAACACAAATCTCCCGCTTCACCGAGCGTTGTGTCTCGATTGCTCAAAGAGTTACGGGTGAACGAGACGAATCCGCCGCCCCGAAGGGTGGCGGCGGGTTCGCCGACTATGCCCTCGTTTCGCTGCATTGTCTCCGAATTTACCTCGATACCTCCTACCGAATGACGATCGATCTGCTGAAGGAAATGACGCAAATAACAGGGGAGATCGGCTTTGACGAGGCCGATCTCCCCGCACCTTCCACGCTGTGTAAGGCGTTTGATCGGATCGAGATGAGCGTCTGTCGAGTGCTGCTGCGCCAGTCGGCGCAGCTGCACGACCTCTCTGAACATGCTGCAATCGATGCAACATTCTATGAACGAGATCGTGCCAGTCGTCACCACTGCCAACGAACGAATTATCGCGTTCAGACGCTCAAAGTGACAAAGCTCGTAGACACAGCAACGCAAGCTGTGCTTGATCTTCACTGCTCGACAACGTTAGAAGGTAGCGACGCAGACCTCTGTGAGCAGATTGCCCGCCGAAATGCGGGCGATCTGCGGTCTCTAGCCGCTGACAAGGGCTATGACAAGCAACAACTCCGCGACCGACTCCGTGAACTCGACATTCGCCCGCTGATCAAATACCGGATCTTCGTGCCGTACGATCACGCACACAACGCCCGTATTGACGAAGATCGGTACGCTCAGCGGTCAATGACCGAAACCGTCAACTCCGCCGTCAAGCGCTCGCTCGGCTACGCCGTGCGAGCGCGTAGCTGGTATCGAGAGTTCCGTGAAATCGCTCTGATGTGTGTCGTCTACAACATCAAACGTGCCGTCAAACAGTGA
- a CDS encoding methylglyoxal synthase, protein MTRIALIAHDEKKPDLVEFARTHESQLRDYDLIATGTTGKRLLEETDLDVGRKESGPLGGDLMIGAEVAAGNLDGIVFLRDPLRAQPHEPDISALLRICDVHDTALATNLESATYLIEGLAE, encoded by the coding sequence ATGACTCGCATCGCACTCATCGCCCACGACGAGAAGAAACCAGACCTCGTCGAGTTCGCACGGACACACGAGAGCCAACTCCGGGACTACGACCTGATCGCGACCGGGACGACCGGGAAACGGCTGCTCGAGGAGACCGACCTCGATGTCGGTCGGAAAGAGTCGGGACCACTCGGTGGTGACCTGATGATCGGTGCGGAGGTAGCCGCAGGGAACCTCGACGGAATCGTCTTTCTCCGAGACCCCCTTCGTGCCCAGCCACACGAGCCAGACATCTCCGCACTCTTGCGGATCTGTGACGTCCACGACACCGCGCTAGCGACGAACCTCGAGTCCGCCACGTACCTGATCGAGGGACTCGCCGAATGA